A single genomic interval of Nitrosomonadales bacterium harbors:
- a CDS encoding ribonucleoside-diphosphate reductase subunit alpha translates to MLHAVTDNVSSPPMLADKVSDPVSPSFSPFDQYRVIRRNGSVVAFEPGKISIAMTKAFIAVNGGQGAASARVREMVEQLTDGVVNALLRRQPHGGTMHIEDIQDQVELALMRSGEHDVARSYVLYREERSRSRAKNKSREPVHVINVTGTDGVARPLDLDRLSALVHSACAGLGEAVDTDAVIKLTLKDLYDGVSLHEVRKCLVLSARSLIEKEPAYNFVTARLLLNNICGEILGEEIAPADMVARYAEYFPQFIKRGIAAELLDPALAQFDLQRLAGELDAQRDLQFGYLGLQTLYDRYFLHVQGKRIELPQAFFMRVAMGLALNEIDREARAIEFYRLLSSFDFMSSTPTLFNSGTLRSQLSSCYLTTVADDLDGIYEAIKENALLAKFAGGLGNDWTPVRALGAHIKGTNGQSQGVVPFLKVVNDTAVAVNQGGKRKGAVCAYLETWHLDIEEFLDLRKNTGDDRRRTHDMNTANWIPDLFMKRVMEGGEWTLFSPSNVPDLHDKFGAEFEKAYTAYEAKAASGELKLFKKVPAQSLWRKMLTMLFETGHPWITFKDPCNIRSPQQHVGVVHSSNLCTEITLNTSDTEIAVCNLGSVNLAAHLHPKGHERAGQIDHDKLRRTIGTAMRMLDNVIDINYYAVGKARNANLKHRPVGLGIMGFQDCLHDLRIAYASEAAVEFADRSMEAVCYYAYWASTELAEERGRYASYRGSLWDRGILPQDSLELLRRERGGYVEVDMSSAMDWDALRARIGQHGMRNSNCVAIAPTATISNIIGVSACIEPTYQNIFVKSNLSGEFTVINEHLVADLKQLGLWDEVMIADLKYFDGSLAKIDRIPVELRNQYATAFEVEPAWLIEAASRRQKWIDQAQSLNIYMAGVSGRKLDETYKLAWLRGLKTTYYLRALGATSAEKSTGRAGALNAVPSHGGMAEENKFCSIDNPECEACQ, encoded by the coding sequence ATGCTGCATGCCGTTACCGATAACGTTTCAAGCCCTCCGATGCTTGCCGACAAAGTTTCCGATCCCGTTTCCCCTTCCTTCAGTCCCTTCGATCAATATAGAGTCATCCGCCGCAATGGGTCAGTGGTGGCTTTCGAGCCCGGCAAGATCTCGATCGCGATGACCAAGGCGTTCATCGCGGTGAACGGCGGACAGGGGGCTGCTTCGGCGCGCGTGCGAGAGATGGTCGAGCAACTGACGGACGGCGTGGTCAATGCGTTGCTGCGCCGCCAGCCGCATGGCGGGACGATGCATATCGAAGATATCCAGGATCAGGTGGAGCTGGCCCTGATGCGTTCCGGCGAGCACGATGTCGCCCGTTCCTATGTGCTGTACCGTGAGGAGCGTTCCCGTTCCCGCGCCAAAAACAAAAGCAGGGAGCCGGTGCATGTCATCAATGTCACCGGTACCGACGGGGTGGCGCGACCGCTTGATCTGGATCGCCTTTCCGCGCTGGTGCATTCCGCCTGTGCGGGCTTGGGCGAGGCGGTTGATACGGATGCGGTCATCAAACTGACGCTCAAGGATCTGTATGACGGCGTGTCGCTGCACGAGGTACGCAAATGTCTGGTTCTCTCCGCGCGATCCCTGATCGAGAAAGAGCCGGCTTATAACTTCGTCACCGCGCGCCTGTTGCTCAACAATATCTGTGGCGAGATATTGGGCGAGGAGATCGCACCGGCGGACATGGTGGCGCGTTATGCGGAGTATTTCCCGCAGTTCATCAAGCGGGGCATCGCGGCAGAGTTGTTGGATCCGGCGCTGGCGCAGTTCGACCTGCAGCGTCTGGCCGGTGAACTGGACGCGCAACGCGACCTGCAGTTCGGTTATCTGGGGTTGCAAACCCTGTACGACCGCTATTTCCTGCATGTGCAGGGCAAACGCATCGAATTGCCGCAGGCTTTCTTCATGCGTGTGGCGATGGGGCTGGCGCTGAACGAGATCGACCGCGAGGCTCGCGCCATCGAGTTCTACCGCCTGCTGTCGAGCTTCGATTTCATGAGTTCCACGCCGACGCTGTTCAATTCCGGTACATTGCGCTCGCAGCTTTCATCCTGCTATCTGACCACGGTGGCCGACGATCTGGACGGCATCTACGAGGCGATCAAGGAGAACGCGCTGCTGGCAAAGTTTGCCGGCGGCCTGGGCAACGACTGGACGCCGGTGCGCGCACTGGGTGCGCACATCAAGGGGACCAACGGCCAGTCGCAAGGCGTGGTGCCGTTCCTCAAGGTGGTCAACGATACCGCCGTGGCGGTCAACCAGGGTGGCAAGCGCAAGGGCGCGGTGTGTGCCTACCTGGAAACCTGGCACCTGGACATCGAGGAATTCCTCGATCTGCGCAAGAACACCGGTGACGACCGCCGCCGCACGCACGACATGAATACGGCGAACTGGATTCCCGACCTGTTCATGAAGCGCGTGATGGAAGGTGGCGAGTGGACGCTGTTCTCGCCTTCCAATGTGCCTGACCTGCACGACAAGTTCGGCGCCGAATTTGAGAAGGCCTATACGGCTTATGAGGCAAAGGCGGCCAGCGGCGAACTCAAGCTGTTCAAGAAGGTTCCGGCGCAGAGTCTGTGGCGCAAGATGCTGACCATGTTGTTCGAGACCGGGCATCCGTGGATCACCTTCAAGGATCCGTGCAATATCCGTTCGCCGCAGCAGCATGTCGGCGTGGTACACAGCTCCAACCTGTGCACCGAGATCACGCTGAACACCAGCGACACCGAGATCGCCGTGTGCAATCTCGGTTCGGTCAACCTGGCCGCCCACCTGCATCCAAAGGGTCACGAGCGGGCCGGGCAGATCGACCACGACAAGCTGCGCCGTACCATCGGTACCGCGATGCGCATGCTGGATAACGTGATCGACATCAATTACTACGCGGTGGGCAAGGCGCGCAATGCCAACCTGAAGCACCGGCCGGTCGGCCTAGGCATCATGGGTTTCCAGGATTGCCTGCACGATCTGCGTATCGCCTATGCTTCCGAGGCGGCGGTCGAGTTCGCCGACCGTTCGATGGAGGCGGTGTGCTACTACGCCTATTGGGCTTCCACCGAGTTGGCCGAGGAACGCGGCCGTTATGCCAGCTATCGCGGCAGCCTGTGGGATCGCGGCATCCTGCCTCAGGACTCGCTGGAATTGCTGCGCCGGGAACGCGGCGGCTACGTCGAAGTGGATATGTCATCCGCGATGGACTGGGATGCGTTGCGCGCGCGCATCGGCCAGCACGGGATGCGCAACTCCAATTGTGTGGCGATCGCGCCGACCGCGACCATCTCCAACATCATCGGCGTGTCCGCCTGCATCGAGCCGACCTACCAGAACATCTTCGTGAAGTCGAACCTGTCGGGTGAATTCACGGTGATCAACGAGCATCTGGTCGCCGACCTGAAGCAACTCGGCCTGTGGGACGAAGTGATGATCGCCGACCTGAAATATTTCGACGGCAGTCTGGCCAAGATCGACCGCATCCCCGTGGAGCTCCGCAACCAGTATGCGACGGCGTTCGAGGTGGAGCCGGCCTGGCTGATCGAGGCGGCTTCGCGCCGGCAGAAATGGATAGACCAGGCACAATCGCTGAACATCTATATGGCCGGTGTATCGGGGCGCAAGCTGGACGAGACCTACAAGCTGGCATGGCTGCGCGGCCTGAAGACGACCTATTACCTGCGCGCGCTGGGCGCCACGTCAGCCGAAAAATCGACCGGTCGCGCCGGCGCGTTGAACGCGGTGCCGTCGCATGGCGGAATGGCCGAGGAGAACAAGTTCTGCTCGATTGATAATCCTGAATGTGAAGCATGTCAGTGA
- a CDS encoding ribonucleotide-diphosphate reductase subunit beta, protein MLTFEEDINPSATFPGAMRTPAFGRPGASMPDPDATIQAKPAPVSTGRIRVEDKRIINCNADVNQLVPFKYKWAWEKYLAACANHWMPQEVNMTADIALWKSNALTEDERRLVKRNLGFFSTADSLAANNIVLGTYRHISNPECRQYLLRQAFEEAIHTHAYQYIVESLGLDEGEIFNMYHEVPSIRDKDEFLLPFIDTLTNPAFKTGTPEADRQLLRSLIVFACIMEGLFFYVGFVQILALGRQNKMTGAAEQYQYILRDESMHLNFGVDVINQIKMENPHLWTPEFRDEIRGLILKGVELEYAYAEDTMPRGVLGLNAAMFKEYLRFIANRRCQQIGVDVLFQGASNPFPWMAEMIDLKKEKNFFETRVTEYQTGGALSWD, encoded by the coding sequence ATGCTGACATTCGAAGAAGACATTAATCCATCCGCGACGTTTCCGGGAGCGATGCGTACTCCCGCTTTCGGGAGACCGGGAGCATCGATGCCCGATCCGGATGCGACGATCCAGGCAAAGCCTGCGCCCGTTTCGACCGGGCGTATCCGTGTCGAAGACAAGCGCATCATCAATTGCAATGCCGACGTGAACCAGTTGGTCCCGTTCAAGTACAAGTGGGCGTGGGAAAAATATCTGGCCGCTTGCGCCAACCACTGGATGCCGCAGGAAGTGAACATGACTGCGGATATCGCGCTGTGGAAGAGCAATGCGCTCACGGAAGACGAGCGGCGGCTGGTCAAGCGCAATCTCGGTTTTTTCAGCACGGCGGACAGCCTTGCGGCCAACAACATCGTGCTGGGCACGTATCGCCACATCAGCAACCCGGAATGCCGCCAATACCTGCTGCGCCAGGCCTTTGAAGAAGCGATCCATACGCACGCCTATCAATACATCGTGGAAAGCCTGGGGCTGGATGAGGGCGAGATATTCAACATGTATCACGAGGTGCCAAGTATCCGTGACAAGGATGAATTCCTGCTGCCGTTCATCGATACACTGACCAACCCTGCATTCAAGACCGGCACGCCGGAAGCGGATCGCCAGCTGTTGCGCAGCCTGATCGTGTTCGCCTGCATCATGGAAGGATTGTTCTTCTATGTCGGTTTCGTGCAGATCCTGGCTTTGGGGCGCCAGAACAAGATGACCGGCGCGGCTGAGCAGTATCAGTACATCCTGCGCGATGAATCCATGCACCTGAATTTCGGCGTGGACGTGATCAACCAGATCAAGATGGAGAACCCGCATCTGTGGACGCCGGAATTCCGCGACGAGATCCGCGGACTGATCCTGAAGGGTGTGGAACTCGAATATGCCTACGCGGAAGACACCATGCCGCGCGGCGTGCTGGGCCTGAATGCCGCCATGTTCAAGGAATATCTGCGTTTCATCGCCAATCGGCGTTGCCAGCAGATCGGTGTCGATGTGCTGTTCCAGGGCGCAAGCAATCCGTTCCCGTGGATGGCGGAGATGATTGATCTCAAGAAGGAAAAGAACTTTTTTGAAACCCGTGTCACCGAATATCAGACCGGTGGCGCGTTGTCCTGGGATTAA
- a CDS encoding histone H1-like repetitive region-containing protein, with amino-acid sequence MVAAKKAKPAAKKATAAKKPAAKKPVVKKVAAKPAAKKAVAKKPVAKKAAAKPAAKKAVAKKPVAKKAAAKPAAKKAVAKKPVAKKAAAKPVAKKAVAKKPVAKKAAVKPVAKKPVAKKAAAKPVAKKPVAKKAAAKPAAKKPVAKKAAAKPAAKKPAVKKVAAKKPVVKKVAAKPAAPAPAAAPAPSAPAPVRPAATWPFPTPGIGKPN; translated from the coding sequence ATGGTAGCAGCAAAGAAAGCCAAACCAGCAGCAAAGAAGGCTACGGCAGCTAAGAAACCGGCAGCCAAAAAACCAGTCGTCAAAAAAGTAGCGGCCAAACCGGCAGCCAAAAAAGCGGTAGCCAAGAAGCCAGTCGCGAAAAAGGCAGCAGCCAAACCGGCAGCCAAAAAAGCGGTAGCCAAGAAGCCAGTCGCGAAAAAGGCAGCAGCCAAACCGGCAGCCAAAAAAGCGGTAGCCAAGAAGCCAGTCGCGAAAAAGGCAGCAGCCAAACCGGTAGCCAAAAAAGCGGTAGCCAAGAAGCCAGTCGCGAAAAAGGCAGCAGTCAAACCGGTAGCCAAGAAGCCCGTCGCGAAAAAGGCAGCAGCCAAACCGGTAGCCAAGAAGCCAGTCGCGAAAAAGGCAGCAGCCAAACCGGCAGCCAAGAAGCCAGTCGCGAAAAAGGCAGCAGCCAAACCGGCAGCCAAGAAGCCGGCTGTCAAGAAGGTCGCCGCCAAGAAGCCCGTCGTGAAGAAAGTGGCCGCCAAGCCGGCAGCACCTGCTCCTGCGGCGGCACCGGCTCCTTCCGCACCAGCACCCGTGCGTCCGGCTGCGACATGGCCTTTCCCCACACCGGGAATCGGCAAGCCGAACTGA
- a CDS encoding MFS transporter: protein MTTIVAVRKNGIAAIAADTLTTFGNTRLPSHLDASHDKILHIGNSHVGVCGSAAHHLVLANLLTRSTDVKLNSKAEIFETFRRLHPILKEECFLNPKEDEEDPYESSQITALIINANGIFGIYSMREVFEYTQYWAIGSGHEFALGALHHAYPRYGNAEDIARVAAETGIALDKNSGAPITQYSMAIQD, encoded by the coding sequence ATGACCACTATCGTCGCAGTCAGAAAGAACGGGATCGCCGCCATCGCAGCCGACACCCTGACGACCTTCGGCAATACCCGACTACCGTCGCATCTGGACGCATCACACGACAAGATCCTGCATATCGGAAACAGCCACGTGGGCGTATGCGGCAGCGCCGCGCATCATCTGGTGCTGGCGAACCTGCTTACCCGTTCGACCGACGTGAAGCTTAACAGCAAGGCGGAGATTTTTGAAACATTTCGCAGGTTGCACCCGATTCTTAAGGAGGAATGCTTCCTGAACCCCAAGGAAGACGAGGAAGACCCCTATGAATCAAGTCAGATTACCGCGCTAATCATCAACGCCAACGGTATTTTCGGCATCTACTCGATGCGCGAGGTGTTCGAATACACACAGTATTGGGCAATCGGCTCAGGCCACGAGTTTGCGCTCGGCGCACTGCATCATGCCTATCCTCGCTACGGCAATGCGGAGGACATTGCGCGCGTCGCCGCAGAGACCGGTATCGCACTGGACAAGAACAGCGGCGCACCGATCACGCAGTACAGTATGGCGATACAGGACTGA
- the pabB gene encoding aminodeoxychorismate synthase component I, protein MSFYSVELPYRSDASGYFAAIAELPWAVWLDSGGMARYDILTAAPQRTLLIGSDSPSCDPFALIRNELGLHADPVDDVPFAGGALGYWSYDLARRLMGLPDLAQDAERLPDMAIGIYDWALVLDHQLRTARVVSHRHYAETEVLLPQILRRLQLGSALPDDDFHVQGEPVSNFTPDSYASAFAAVQDYLQAGDCYQINLAQRFSAQATGDALGAYLELRRLSPAPYAAFLDLPQVQILCASPEQFIQIRNGRVSTRPIKGTRPRDVEPLRDAQLAEELRHHPKDRAENLMIVDLLRNDLGKGCAPGSVRVPALFEVESYANVHHLVSTVEGDLAPGRDALDVLRDCFPGGSVTGAPKLRAMQIIERLEPHRRGIYCGVIGYVGFDGNMDSNIAIRTLVYSGGQVRCWAGGGIVADSQCTSEYQETLDKASAMLDLLRRHGGEM, encoded by the coding sequence ATGAGCTTCTATTCAGTCGAGCTTCCCTATCGTAGTGATGCCAGCGGCTACTTCGCCGCGATTGCCGAACTACCTTGGGCTGTATGGCTGGACAGCGGTGGCATGGCACGCTACGACATCCTGACCGCTGCGCCGCAACGCACGTTGCTGATCGGTAGCGATTCGCCATCGTGCGATCCATTTGCACTGATACGCAATGAACTGGGGCTGCATGCCGACCCGGTAGACGATGTACCGTTTGCCGGCGGCGCGCTGGGCTACTGGAGCTACGATCTGGCGCGGCGCCTGATGGGTCTGCCGGATCTGGCGCAGGATGCCGAGCGATTGCCGGACATGGCGATCGGCATCTACGACTGGGCGCTGGTGCTGGATCACCAACTGCGGACGGCCAGGGTGGTGTCGCACCGGCACTATGCCGAAACGGAGGTGCTGCTGCCGCAGATATTGCGGCGCTTGCAGCTTGGCAGCGCGCTTCCCGATGACGATTTTCACGTGCAAGGGGAGCCCGTTTCAAATTTCACGCCCGACAGTTATGCGTCAGCTTTCGCCGCCGTGCAGGATTACCTGCAAGCAGGCGACTGCTACCAGATCAATCTCGCGCAACGCTTCAGCGCGCAGGCCACGGGCGATGCGTTGGGCGCATACCTGGAACTGCGCCGTCTCAGTCCGGCGCCGTATGCCGCCTTTCTCGACCTGCCGCAGGTACAGATCCTGTGCGCCTCGCCGGAACAGTTTATCCAGATACGCAACGGCAGGGTGTCGACCCGGCCGATCAAGGGCACGCGACCGCGCGATGTCGAGCCGTTGCGCGACGCGCAACTGGCAGAAGAGCTGCGGCATCACCCCAAAGACAGGGCCGAGAACCTGATGATCGTCGACCTGCTGCGCAACGATCTGGGCAAGGGCTGTGCGCCCGGCTCCGTGCGCGTGCCGGCGCTGTTCGAAGTGGAGAGTTACGCCAATGTGCATCATCTGGTCAGTACCGTGGAAGGCGATCTCGCACCCGGGCGCGATGCGCTCGATGTGTTGCGTGATTGTTTCCCGGGGGGCTCGGTGACCGGCGCGCCCAAGCTGCGCGCCATGCAGATCATCGAGCGGCTGGAGCCGCACCGGCGTGGCATCTATTGCGGCGTGATCGGCTATGTCGGTTTTGATGGCAACATGGACAGCAACATCGCCATACGCACGCTGGTCTATTCGGGGGGGCAGGTGCGCTGCTGGGCGGGCGGCGGCATCGTTGCCGACTCGCAGTGCACTTCGGAATACCAGGAGACGCTGGATAAGGCATCGGCAATGCTCGACCTGCTGCGACGCCATGGCGGGGAAATGTGA
- a CDS encoding bifunctional (p)ppGpp synthetase/guanosine-3',5'-bis(diphosphate) 3'-pyrophosphohydrolase, protein MANADLLLEEASAYLKPQDVEHIRASIEFSRAAHHGQVRHSGDPYISHPIAVARILTTLHLDVQAVIAALLHDVVEDTEVTLEQVSEKFGKPVADLVDGLSKLDKIQFETREDAQAENFRKMLLAMARDVRVILIKLADRLHNMRTLDVMSREKCERIARETMEIYAPIANRLGLNDIHHELQDLSLKHLHPHRYAVLAKALQVARGNRREVLEKILETIRQRLAEFNIKAEVSGREKNIYSIYRKMQSKALAFSEVLDIYGFRVLVQDFSCCYVALGALHGLYKPIPGKFKDYIAIPKVNGYQSLHTTLFGPFGIPIEIQIRTHEMHKIADVGVASHWLYKSGHGSINDLHKKTHQWLQELLDSLSQSSDSSEFLEHLKVDLFPDEVYVFTPKGKILSLPRGATTVDFAYSVHTDIGNRCIAAKVNHEVVPLRTELRNGDRVEIITAAHAKPNPAWLGYVATSKARSHIRHFLKTMQSGEAAKLGERLLNQALNSLGVSPKDMDEAHWNKLIRETSAKTREDILADIGLGRRLNMVVARQLARVGDTVGEIPANAVVTIQGTEGMAVQFAKCCCPIPGDPIIGVIKSGQGLVVHTHDCPTLRRGHSSSEQWLDVTWDKNISRPFDVSIKLLVANQRGVLAKVAAAIAEAESNIENVSFANEGEYTALHFTLEVNNRLHLAGIMRGLRKIQEVVRIIRVKNPG, encoded by the coding sequence ATGGCCAACGCAGATCTTCTGCTGGAGGAAGCATCCGCCTATCTTAAGCCGCAGGATGTCGAACACATCCGCGCGTCCATCGAATTCAGCCGCGCCGCGCACCATGGACAGGTGCGCCATTCCGGCGATCCCTATATCTCCCATCCGATCGCCGTCGCGCGCATCCTGACCACCCTGCACCTCGACGTGCAAGCGGTCATCGCCGCATTGCTGCACGACGTGGTGGAAGACACCGAAGTGACGCTCGAGCAGGTTTCTGAAAAGTTCGGCAAGCCTGTCGCGGACCTGGTGGACGGCTTGAGCAAGCTGGACAAGATCCAGTTCGAAACCCGCGAAGACGCGCAGGCGGAGAATTTCCGCAAGATGCTGCTGGCGATGGCGCGCGATGTGCGCGTCATCCTGATCAAGCTGGCCGACCGGCTGCACAACATGCGCACGCTGGATGTCATGTCGCGCGAAAAGTGCGAGCGCATCGCGCGCGAAACCATGGAGATCTATGCGCCGATCGCGAACCGGCTCGGGCTGAACGACATCCACCACGAATTGCAGGACCTCAGCCTCAAGCATCTGCATCCCCATCGCTATGCGGTGCTGGCCAAGGCACTCCAGGTGGCACGCGGCAACCGCCGCGAAGTGCTGGAGAAGATCCTCGAAACGATCCGCCAGCGGCTCGCCGAATTCAACATCAAGGCGGAAGTGAGCGGCCGCGAAAAGAACATCTACAGCATCTACCGGAAGATGCAAAGCAAGGCGCTGGCTTTTTCCGAGGTGCTGGACATCTATGGCTTTCGCGTACTGGTACAGGATTTCTCCTGCTGCTATGTCGCACTTGGCGCACTGCACGGCCTGTACAAACCCATCCCCGGGAAATTCAAGGATTACATCGCGATCCCCAAGGTGAACGGCTACCAGTCGTTGCACACCACGCTGTTCGGCCCGTTCGGTATCCCCATCGAAATCCAGATACGCACCCATGAGATGCACAAGATCGCCGACGTCGGCGTTGCCTCGCACTGGCTGTACAAGAGCGGCCACGGCTCGATCAACGACCTGCACAAAAAGACCCACCAGTGGTTGCAGGAACTGCTGGACAGTCTCAGCCAGAGCAGCGATTCCTCCGAATTCCTCGAGCACCTCAAAGTCGACCTGTTCCCCGACGAAGTGTACGTATTCACGCCGAAAGGCAAGATCCTTTCGCTGCCGCGCGGCGCAACCACGGTGGACTTCGCCTACAGCGTGCATACCGACATCGGCAACCGCTGCATCGCCGCCAAGGTTAATCACGAGGTGGTTCCATTGCGCACCGAGCTCAGGAACGGCGACCGCGTGGAAATCATCACTGCGGCGCATGCCAAACCGAATCCGGCCTGGCTGGGTTATGTGGCAACCAGCAAGGCGCGCAGCCACATACGCCATTTCCTCAAGACCATGCAATCCGGTGAGGCGGCAAAACTCGGCGAACGGCTGCTCAACCAGGCGCTGAACTCGCTGGGGGTCAGCCCGAAGGACATGGACGAGGCGCACTGGAACAAGCTGATCAGGGAAACCAGCGCCAAGACGCGCGAAGACATCCTTGCCGACATCGGCCTGGGTCGCCGCCTCAACATGGTGGTCGCGCGGCAACTGGCGCGTGTCGGCGACACCGTGGGCGAGATACCCGCCAATGCCGTGGTGACGATACAGGGCACGGAAGGCATGGCTGTGCAATTCGCCAAATGCTGCTGCCCGATTCCCGGCGATCCGATCATCGGCGTGATCAAGAGCGGACAGGGGCTGGTGGTGCATACCCACGATTGCCCCACGCTGCGCAGGGGACACAGCAGCAGCGAGCAATGGCTGGATGTGACATGGGACAAGAACATCTCGCGTCCCTTCGATGTCAGCATCAAGCTGCTGGTTGCCAACCAGCGCGGCGTACTGGCCAAGGTCGCCGCCGCCATCGCCGAAGCGGAATCCAACATCGAGAACGTCAGCTTTGCCAACGAAGGCGAATACACCGCACTGCACTTCACGCTGGAAGTGAACAACCGCCTGCATCTTGCCGGCATCATGCGCGGTCTGCGCAAGATACAGGAAGTGGTGCGCATCATCCGCGTGAAGAACCCGGGATAG
- a CDS encoding DNA-directed RNA polymerase subunit omega, with translation MARITVEECLEKIPNRFELTLAAAYRARQLSNGANNLVEESKDKPTVIALREISEGKVGLEILNRGQA, from the coding sequence ATGGCACGTATTACCGTCGAAGAATGTCTGGAAAAAATCCCCAACCGTTTCGAGCTGACCCTGGCCGCCGCCTATCGCGCGCGTCAGCTGTCGAATGGCGCTAATAACCTGGTGGAGGAAAGCAAGGACAAGCCCACCGTGATCGCCTTGCGCGAGATCAGCGAAGGCAAGGTCGGCCTCGAGATCCTCAACCGGGGACAGGCCTGA
- the gmk gene encoding guanylate kinase, producing MSGNLFVISAPSGAGKTSLVQALLNINPQIDLSVSYTTRSPRPGEQDGRDYHFIGRETFLDMAKRGEFLESAEVYGNLYGTSQTWIAQVNAKDRDVLLEIDWQGAAQVRRLFPGCISIFILPPSMQALEQRLHGRGKDSAEIIAKRLAAAREDISHVAEFDYVIINDNLNEALRELNAVVLTARLRCRNQLARQHELINQLERSE from the coding sequence ATGTCCGGCAACCTATTCGTTATCAGCGCGCCGTCCGGTGCGGGCAAGACCAGCCTGGTACAGGCGCTGCTCAACATCAATCCGCAGATCGACCTGTCGGTCTCCTACACCACGCGCTCACCGCGTCCGGGTGAACAGGATGGCAGGGACTATCACTTCATCGGTCGCGAAACCTTCCTCGACATGGCAAAACGCGGCGAATTCCTGGAAAGCGCGGAGGTCTATGGAAACCTGTACGGCACCTCGCAGACCTGGATCGCGCAAGTCAACGCCAAAGACCGGGATGTCCTGCTGGAAATAGACTGGCAGGGCGCCGCGCAGGTGCGCCGCCTGTTCCCGGGATGCATCAGCATCTTCATCCTGCCGCCCTCGATGCAGGCACTGGAGCAGCGCCTGCACGGCCGCGGCAAGGACAGTGCGGAGATCATCGCAAAACGCCTTGCGGCCGCACGCGAGGACATCTCGCATGTCGCTGAATTCGATTATGTTATTATCAACGACAACCTGAACGAGGCGTTGCGCGAGCTCAATGCAGTCGTACTCACCGCACGTCTGAGATGCAGGAACCAGCTGGCACGCCAGCACGAATTGATCAACCAACTGGAAAGATCGGAATAA
- a CDS encoding YicC family protein: MILSMTGYASASAETDNGSLTMELRAVNHRYLDVQLRMPDELRGFETALREAITAQLQRGKVECRINLAVHGAQAGAALNRELLLQLAAWNREVQAELPDARPLGVADVLRWNGMLETPAVAADELRATLLGLLQETLQEFSASRAREGEKLKDFLLQRVEKIEALRTGVMPHVPAAISAYEQKLVARLQEAMNGADDERVRQEITLFASKIDVDEELSRLNSHLTEMRRILSHGGAVGKRLDFLMQELNREANTLGSKSVDAEVSRSAMEMKILIEQMREQIQNLE, from the coding sequence ATGATCCTCAGCATGACCGGCTATGCCTCCGCCAGCGCGGAAACCGACAACGGTTCGCTGACCATGGAATTGCGTGCCGTCAATCATCGCTACCTTGATGTCCAGTTGCGTATGCCCGACGAGTTGCGCGGTTTCGAGACAGCCCTGCGCGAGGCGATCACCGCCCAGTTGCAACGCGGCAAGGTGGAATGCCGCATCAATCTTGCCGTCCACGGTGCACAGGCCGGCGCGGCGCTGAACCGCGAACTGCTGCTGCAACTGGCCGCATGGAACCGGGAAGTGCAGGCGGAACTGCCCGATGCGCGTCCGCTGGGTGTCGCCGACGTATTGCGCTGGAACGGGATGCTGGAAACGCCCGCTGTCGCCGCCGACGAACTGCGCGCCACGCTGCTCGGCCTGTTGCAGGAGACGCTGCAGGAATTCTCCGCTTCGCGCGCGCGCGAGGGCGAAAAACTGAAAGATTTCCTGTTGCAGCGCGTGGAAAAAATCGAGGCGTTGCGCACCGGCGTGATGCCGCACGTACCCGCCGCAATCTCCGCCTACGAGCAGAAACTGGTCGCACGCCTGCAGGAGGCGATGAATGGCGCGGACGACGAGCGCGTCCGCCAGGAAATCACGCTGTTTGCCAGCAAGATCGACGTGGACGAGGAGTTGTCGCGGCTGAACAGCCACCTGACCGAGATGCGCCGTATCCTGTCGCACGGCGGCGCGGTGGGCAAACGCCTGGATTTCCTGATGCAGGAACTGAACCGCGAAGCCAATACGCTGGGCTCGAAATCGGTCGATGCTGAAGTGTCGCGCAGCGCAATGGAAATGAAGATCCTTATCGAACAGATGCGTGAACAAATTCAAAACCTGGAGTAA